In a single window of the Elaeis guineensis isolate ETL-2024a chromosome 6, EG11, whole genome shotgun sequence genome:
- the LOC105034624 gene encoding antimicrobial ginkbilobin-2-like protein: MFPSLSSCSSPFLRCLLLFFLLLNHSSPATAGLLGQICGKTGKYTTNSTYASNLNLLLTSLDSNTSLFGGFSKATIGQIPNRIYGLALCRGDTDASVCRSCLDTAIQDAPNLCPYAKGTIIWYDHCLLHYSNQLFLSTIDTSNEIFMYNIYKITDPSRFDKLLDVLMGRIADWAAYNSTKMFATGEMMNSTNPPFPTIYGLAQCTRDLSRSQCRQCLSGILDPRPSIFEGKRGARVLGGSCNYRYEIYPFYLGASTLRLQSPLETAPPPVTMAPPLITPAGKEGKETNVTDMVLAIAIPLVAAFLLISTICICFWRRKPVVKLPLDGTSLEELASAKSLLLDSSTLRVAAANFPEENKLGEGGFGV; encoded by the exons ATGTTCCCTTCTCTCTCCTCCTGTTCCTCTCCCTTCCTGCGATGCCTTctactcttcttcctcctcctcaacCATTCCTCTCCAGCCACCGCCGGTCTCCTCGGCCAAATATGCGGCAAGACCGGCAAGTACACCACCAACAGCACCTACGCTTCCAACCTCAACCTCCTCCTCacctccctcgactccaacactTCCCTCTTCGGTGGCTTCTCCAAAGCCACCATCGGTCAGATCCCCAACCGAATCTACGGTCTCGCCCTCTGCCGGGGCGACACGGACGCCTCCGTCTGCCGCTCCTGTCTCGACACCGCCATCCAGGACGCCCCTAATCTCTGCCCCTACGCCAAAGGCACCATCATCTGGTACGACCACTGCCTCCTCCACTACTCCAACCAGCTCTTCCTCTCGACCATTGACACCTCGAACGAGATCTTCATGTATAACATCTACAAGATAACCGATCCCAGCCGGTTCGACAAGCTTCTCGACGTGCTCATGGGCAGGATAGCCGACTGGGCTGCCTATAATTCGACCAAGATGTTCGCGACCGGGGAGATGATGAACTCCACCAACCCTCCTTTTCCGACGATATATGGGCTGGCGCAGTGCACTCGGGACCTGTCAAGGAGCCAGTGCCGGCAGTGCCTCAGCGGCATCCTGGACCCGAGACCCTCCATTTTTGAGGGGAAGAGGGGAGCGAGGGTGCTTGGAGGGAGCTGCAATTATCGGTATGAGATATACCCCTTCTATTTAGGGGCATCGACGCTAAGGCTTCAGTCCCCGCTAGAGACCGCACCGCCACCGGTAACCATGGCGCCTCCCCTTATTACTCCAGCCGGAAAGGAAG GAAAGGAGACAAATGTCACAGATATGGTCCTTGCTATTGCTATACCTCTAGTAGCTGCATTCCTGCTGATCTCCACAATTTGCATTTGCTTCTGGAGGAGGAAGCCAGTTGTAAAATTACCTT TAGATGGGACTAGCCTAGAGGAGCTTGCAAGTGCCAAGTCTTTATTACTTGATTCATCTACACTACGAGTTGCGGCAGCTAACTTCCCCGAAGAGAACAAACTTGGAGAAGGTGGCTTTGGTGTCTAA